A genomic segment from Desulfonatronum lacustre DSM 10312 encodes:
- the betA gene encoding choline dehydrogenase, with the protein MSNTTYDVIIIGAGTAGSILANRLSADPDRRVLVLEAGRWDHKMDFRIHMPSALSFNLTNTFYNWAYESEPEQHMHNRRIAQPRGKVLGGSSSINGMIHIRGNAMDYEKWGAIKGLENWDYAHCLPYFQKMEYRLKGADAYQGRTGGQYLTTPKCENPLFDAFFAAVQQAGYPITSDVNGFQQEGFGKFESTTYRGNRWSTARGYLHPALHRSNLKLICKALTTRILFDGRTAVGVEYRKGDKLHKVYAGEVICCGGAINSPQLLQLSGVGNSEHLLSKGVSVVADLPGVGENLQDHLEVYIQCASKRPVSLYPALKPWNMPKIGLEWLFRRTGIGASNHFEAGGFVRSNDEVAYPNLQFHFLPIAIRYDGTAPSEGHGYQLHVGPMYSDAKGSVRLLSNDPSTAPRIRFNYLSTEKDRKEWVEAIACARRIFNQPAFAEFKAKELSPGEHVSTEEEVLDFVAREGESAYHPSCTCKMGYDDMAVVDKDLKVHGLKNLRVVDASVMPEITNGNICAPVLMIAEKAADAILGNTPLPPSSVDFYRHVPTVKQ; encoded by the coding sequence ATGTCCAACACAACATACGACGTGATTATCATCGGCGCGGGAACCGCGGGAAGCATCCTGGCCAATCGGCTGAGCGCGGATCCTGATCGACGGGTGCTGGTCCTGGAGGCCGGCCGCTGGGACCACAAGATGGATTTCCGGATCCACATGCCCTCGGCCCTGTCCTTCAATCTGACCAACACCTTCTACAACTGGGCTTACGAGTCCGAGCCGGAACAGCACATGCACAACCGCCGGATCGCCCAGCCCCGGGGCAAGGTTCTGGGCGGTTCCAGCTCCATCAACGGGATGATCCACATTCGCGGCAACGCCATGGACTACGAGAAATGGGGCGCGATCAAGGGCCTGGAGAACTGGGACTACGCCCACTGCCTGCCGTATTTTCAAAAGATGGAATACCGGCTGAAGGGCGCGGACGCTTATCAGGGCAGGACCGGCGGGCAGTACCTGACCACCCCGAAATGCGAGAACCCGCTGTTCGACGCTTTTTTCGCCGCGGTCCAGCAGGCCGGGTATCCCATCACCTCGGACGTGAACGGTTTTCAGCAGGAAGGCTTCGGCAAGTTCGAAAGCACCACCTATCGCGGCAATCGCTGGAGCACGGCTCGCGGATATCTGCACCCGGCTTTGCACCGCTCCAATCTGAAACTGATCTGCAAGGCCCTGACCACCCGGATTCTTTTCGACGGGCGCACCGCCGTGGGCGTGGAATACCGCAAGGGCGACAAGCTGCACAAAGTTTACGCCGGGGAGGTCATCTGCTGCGGCGGGGCGATCAACTCGCCGCAACTGCTTCAGCTTTCCGGGGTCGGCAATTCGGAGCACCTTTTATCCAAGGGCGTTTCCGTGGTCGCGGACCTGCCGGGCGTGGGCGAGAATCTGCAGGACCACCTGGAGGTCTACATCCAGTGCGCGTCCAAGCGGCCGGTGAGCCTCTATCCGGCACTCAAGCCCTGGAACATGCCCAAGATCGGTCTGGAATGGCTGTTTCGGCGCACGGGCATCGGGGCCAGCAACCATTTTGAGGCCGGGGGCTTTGTCCGGAGCAACGACGAGGTCGCGTACCCGAATTTGCAGTTCCATTTTCTGCCCATCGCCATCCGCTACGATGGCACCGCGCCCAGCGAGGGCCACGGGTACCAGCTCCATGTCGGCCCGATGTACAGCGACGCCAAGGGCTCTGTCCGGCTGCTGTCCAATGACCCCAGCACCGCGCCGCGAATCCGGTTCAACTATCTGTCCACGGAAAAGGACCGCAAGGAGTGGGTCGAGGCCATTGCATGCGCCCGCCGGATCTTCAATCAGCCGGCTTTCGCCGAGTTCAAGGCCAAGGAGCTTTCCCCCGGGGAGCACGTCTCCACGGAAGAAGAGGTCCTGGACTTCGTGGCCCGGGAAGGGGAGAGCGCGTATCACCCCAGCTGCACCTGCAAGATGGGCTACGACGACATGGCCGTGGTGGACAAGGATTTGAAGGTCCACGGCCTGAAGAATCTGCGCGTGGTGGACGCCTCGGTGATGCCGGAAATCACCAACGGCAACATCTGCGCCCCGGTGCTGATGATCGCGGAAAAGGCCGCGGACGCGATCCTGGGCAACACGCCCCTGCCGCCGTCCAGCGTGGACTTTTATCGGCATGTGCCGACAGTCAAGCAATAA
- a CDS encoding YeeE/YedE thiosulfate transporter family protein: protein MNILIYGLITGFLFGFLLQKGRVLRYDKQLGALRLMDMTIVKFMLSSVIVGMVGVYLLQDLGVAKLSVKPLMLGPIIIGGLLFGLGWGLLGYCPGTSMGALGEGRWDALWGILGMIVGGGLFAEAYPWLRSTVYNWGDYGRLTLPEMLGVNHWLIIPVFIVGAILLFRWFERKGL, encoded by the coding sequence ATGAACATCCTGATCTACGGACTGATCACCGGTTTCCTGTTCGGCTTCCTGCTCCAGAAGGGCCGCGTGCTGCGCTATGACAAGCAGCTCGGCGCGCTGCGATTGATGGACATGACCATCGTCAAGTTCATGCTTTCCAGCGTGATCGTGGGCATGGTCGGGGTGTACCTGCTTCAGGATCTGGGAGTGGCCAAGCTCTCGGTCAAACCCCTGATGCTCGGACCGATCATCATCGGCGGCCTGCTTTTCGGACTGGGCTGGGGTCTGCTGGGTTACTGCCCGGGCACCTCCATGGGAGCCCTGGGCGAGGGGCGCTGGGACGCGCTGTGGGGTATTCTGGGGATGATCGTGGGCGGGGGACTCTTTGCCGAAGCCTATCCCTGGCTGCGCTCCACGGTCTATAACTGGGGCGACTACGGACGTCTGACCCTGCCGGAAATGCTCGGCGTCAATCACTGGCTGATCATTCCGGTATTCATCGTCGGCGCGATCTTGCTTTTTCGTTGGTTTGAACGCAAGGGGCTTTAG
- a CDS encoding YeeE/YedE thiosulfate transporter family protein has translation MNKGDGGWSPYLAGGLSGLVGVMSVWLAGQFFGASTSFVRTAGMIEQWFSPERVGQLEYFIRVVPRIDWQWMFVIGIVLGSLVSAWTSGSFRWQSVPDMWRERFGHTPVKRAVVAFSGGVVAMFGARLADGUPSGHGLSGSLQLAVSGFVALVCFFIGGMIMARIVYGGGKS, from the coding sequence ATGAACAAAGGTGACGGCGGATGGAGCCCGTATTTGGCCGGAGGGCTCAGCGGCCTGGTCGGGGTGATGTCGGTCTGGCTGGCCGGACAGTTTTTCGGTGCGTCCACGTCCTTCGTGCGCACGGCGGGGATGATCGAGCAATGGTTCAGTCCGGAGCGGGTCGGCCAGCTGGAGTACTTCATCCGGGTGGTCCCGCGCATCGACTGGCAGTGGATGTTCGTGATCGGGATCGTCCTCGGCTCCCTGGTCTCGGCCTGGACTTCAGGATCGTTCCGCTGGCAGTCCGTTCCGGACATGTGGCGGGAACGCTTCGGCCACACCCCGGTCAAGCGGGCCGTGGTCGCCTTTTCCGGCGGCGTGGTGGCCATGTTCGGGGCCAGATTGGCTGACGGCTGACCCAGCGGTCATGGGTTGAGCGGTTCGCTTCAACTGGCTGTCAGCGGTTTTGTGGCTTTGGTCTGCTTTTTTATCGGCGGGATGATCATGGCCCGCATCGTCTATGGAGGTGGCAAGTCATGA
- a CDS encoding CehA/McbA family metallohydrolase yields the protein MKYARIVFWSFLLSVVFSLNLQAAEPGVQVRTGPTDIVNGIALADEDITISNEFFKIAFAVGTTPPWGVPHGSIVDSALFVDGEWTDNRTALIDFLPHGWSAWPSESQQTRIVEQSPDRVVIQITRDYDANIELITTYTVTSGSNILDVSTRMTNRGEKTYEDLLAGYSLCTLSGYMFGPWGTVERGYDQVAEEWFGDYVLGYDEHFAMAVHYPGFTDFAWGTGWRDLYRKQTLAPGDTVDLAAWIQFDDIGSTAEVMRHNLALNEKPFGTVSGVVRSTEGNAVDVPVVIFEKATPEARDMLFAWTVGENGAYEIALEEGEYAVHAVAKGYSLTAKQRISVSAGENTPLDFNDISTGGEVVLSVVDKKTQQPVDARIEVVEGPEILVEYVGARTFFTELEKPGMAGFQLAQGEYTLSVSSGADFTAREEMVNLSVVSEGRHELVQAIEQLIDLPGSGWYAADLHHHSDILDGVTPPDYLVRSQLAGGLDIVFVSDHDSIANNEQIAEMAKSRSVSFISGIEVSPNWGHINVLPIPLDGRDVSIDPGATAGEIFARARELDALVMVAHPYITYGYFHSAERDMVPGGWDADFDLIEINGAISTKDNHKALQRTWEFWNNQEKYYLAGGSDVHDVWRYRSGNARTIARVDGDFTLEKYYQALKQGNSYVSFGPLVYPEHAFGQTIHVPASGFDLNFKTVSVHGVDTITVVTEGARFNDDGEIEGFAFQQNYDGVDEQYVSVPLTPKKNTWYALIIEDGQGNWAMSNPIWVNVL from the coding sequence GTGAAATATGCAAGGATCGTTTTCTGGTCGTTTTTGTTGAGTGTTGTTTTTTCCCTGAACCTCCAGGCCGCCGAGCCAGGGGTTCAGGTGCGCACAGGGCCGACGGACATCGTCAACGGCATCGCCCTGGCTGACGAAGACATCACCATTTCCAACGAGTTCTTTAAAATAGCCTTTGCCGTTGGAACCACCCCGCCCTGGGGCGTTCCGCATGGCTCCATCGTGGACTCCGCTCTTTTCGTGGACGGAGAATGGACCGACAATCGAACCGCATTGATCGATTTCCTGCCCCACGGCTGGTCCGCCTGGCCCAGTGAATCCCAGCAGACGCGTATCGTGGAGCAGAGCCCTGACCGGGTCGTCATCCAGATCACCAGGGACTACGACGCGAACATTGAACTGATCACGACGTATACGGTTACATCTGGAAGCAATATCCTGGATGTTTCCACGCGGATGACGAATCGCGGAGAGAAAACTTACGAAGATCTTCTGGCGGGATACTCCTTGTGTACGCTTAGCGGATACATGTTCGGTCCCTGGGGCACGGTGGAAAGAGGCTACGACCAGGTGGCCGAAGAGTGGTTTGGGGACTATGTTCTCGGATATGACGAACACTTCGCCATGGCCGTGCATTACCCCGGATTCACGGATTTTGCCTGGGGAACCGGATGGCGCGATCTTTACAGGAAGCAGACTCTGGCTCCCGGGGATACCGTGGATCTGGCGGCCTGGATCCAGTTTGATGATATCGGCAGCACCGCAGAAGTGATGCGCCACAACCTTGCGCTGAACGAAAAGCCTTTTGGGACGGTTTCCGGCGTTGTGCGATCCACCGAGGGCAATGCCGTTGACGTACCTGTCGTGATATTCGAAAAGGCCACGCCGGAGGCCCGGGACATGCTTTTCGCCTGGACCGTCGGGGAAAACGGCGCCTATGAGATCGCCCTGGAAGAGGGGGAATATGCCGTCCATGCCGTGGCCAAGGGGTATTCGCTGACCGCCAAGCAGCGAATCAGCGTCTCCGCGGGGGAGAATACCCCCCTTGATTTCAATGACATCAGTACGGGAGGGGAGGTTGTCCTCTCCGTTGTGGACAAGAAGACGCAACAACCCGTTGACGCCCGGATCGAAGTGGTAGAGGGGCCGGAAATCCTCGTGGAGTACGTTGGGGCCAGGACCTTTTTCACGGAGTTGGAAAAACCGGGCATGGCCGGCTTCCAGTTGGCTCAGGGCGAGTACACCCTGTCTGTTTCCAGTGGCGCCGATTTTACGGCCAGAGAGGAGATGGTCAACCTGTCCGTTGTGTCCGAAGGACGTCACGAACTGGTTCAAGCCATCGAGCAGTTGATCGACCTGCCCGGTTCAGGCTGGTATGCGGCGGACTTGCACCACCATTCCGATATTCTGGACGGTGTGACGCCCCCGGATTATCTTGTTCGCTCGCAGCTCGCCGGCGGATTGGATATCGTCTTTGTCAGCGATCACGACTCCATTGCCAACAATGAACAGATCGCTGAAATGGCCAAGTCCAGGTCCGTTTCCTTCATCTCCGGGATCGAGGTTTCTCCGAACTGGGGACACATCAATGTTTTGCCGATTCCCTTGGATGGGCGGGACGTGTCCATTGATCCCGGCGCCACGGCGGGAGAGATTTTTGCCAGGGCCAGAGAACTGGACGCTTTGGTGATGGTCGCGCATCCCTACATCACGTACGGGTATTTCCACAGCGCGGAACGCGACATGGTTCCCGGAGGCTGGGACGCGGATTTCGATTTGATCGAAATCAACGGCGCCATCTCCACCAAGGATAACCACAAGGCTCTGCAGCGAACCTGGGAGTTTTGGAATAATCAGGAAAAATACTATCTTGCCGGTGGAAGCGACGTCCATGACGTGTGGCGATACCGGTCCGGCAATGCCAGGACCATCGCGCGGGTCGACGGCGACTTCACCCTGGAGAAGTATTACCAGGCTTTGAAACAGGGCAATTCCTATGTTTCCTTCGGTCCGCTGGTTTATCCCGAGCATGCCTTCGGCCAAACCATCCATGTTCCCGCCAGTGGGTTTGATCTGAACTTCAAGACGGTCTCCGTTCATGGAGTTGATACGATCACGGTCGTGACCGAAGGGGCCAGATTCAACGACGACGGTGAAATCGAAGGATTTGCCTTCCAGCAAAACTATGACGGTGTTGACGAACAATATGTCTCCGTGCCTCTCACGCCGAAAAAGAATACCTGGTACGCTTTGATCATTGAAGATGGTCAAGGGAATTGGGCCATGAGCAACCCCATTTGGGTGAATGTCCTGTAG
- a CDS encoding FadR/GntR family transcriptional regulator, protein MDRPFSAGKAEGLEEVCSAPIKAGRAGEDIALQIQAAVLGGKVKPGERLPSERELQVLFKTGRGVIREALQVLKHKGLIDIRKGAKGGAYVKNIEVVSISESFALFLKQNQTDPMHLIEFRESMDSVITDLAIARGSVEQKQRLQDKADALAGVADEANMELLAELDRELNLLFAKMADNPIFEWIMQAVQIGFSSMDNALYEDAEYRQCIVDNWRHTALEIARHDPIKAKSYISFHYMILRRKVEAFQKTLRTNEL, encoded by the coding sequence ATGGACCGTCCATTTAGTGCCGGTAAAGCCGAAGGGCTGGAGGAAGTCTGCTCGGCTCCCATCAAGGCTGGACGTGCCGGCGAGGACATCGCTTTGCAGATTCAAGCCGCGGTGCTTGGCGGCAAGGTCAAGCCCGGTGAGCGGCTGCCCAGCGAGCGGGAGCTGCAAGTCCTGTTCAAGACCGGGCGCGGCGTAATTCGCGAAGCGTTGCAGGTGCTCAAGCACAAGGGATTGATCGATATCCGCAAAGGGGCCAAGGGCGGGGCGTACGTCAAAAACATCGAGGTGGTCAGCATCAGCGAATCCTTCGCCTTGTTCCTGAAGCAGAACCAGACCGATCCCATGCATCTGATCGAATTTCGGGAAAGCATGGACTCCGTGATCACGGACCTGGCCATTGCCCGCGGCAGCGTGGAGCAGAAGCAACGGCTCCAGGACAAGGCCGATGCCCTTGCGGGCGTGGCGGACGAGGCGAACATGGAGCTGCTTGCCGAACTGGACCGGGAACTGAACCTGTTATTTGCCAAAATGGCCGATAATCCGATTTTTGAATGGATCATGCAGGCCGTTCAGATCGGTTTCAGTTCCATGGACAACGCCCTGTACGAGGACGCGGAATACCGGCAGTGCATCGTGGACAATTGGCGGCACACCGCCCTGGAGATCGCCCGTCACGACCCCATTAAAGCCAAGTCCTACATCAGCTTTCACTATATGATTTTGCGCAGGAAGGTGGAGGCGTTTCAGAAAACGCTTCGAACCAATGAACTCTGA
- a CDS encoding glycosyltransferase family 9 protein, translating to MSSILLVHRGALGDFLMAWPSMLAIRERFADQAVFWAGSATRLPWLRPLGVEPCPLEMRRGMDALFLREPWPVELADARVFWFVLDTDPPVPAHSRLHVLRGIVGSGSVPTTSPRDAYAQGLRELGIGWNPDWPAGWRGLFGAWGSGQGRKGDAEILLFPGAGHPAKQWPLVQFFELARWLQGQGRSVRFVLGPAERDRGMEIRDYPVSWPHSLDVLQELLLGARLVVGNDSGPVHLAGMLGVPGLALFGPALETQWGPVGLRTIGLDLACRPCTRTGRIACADPRCMLEIPQNMVRREVGALLAR from the coding sequence GTGAGTTCCATTCTCCTGGTTCATCGCGGTGCATTGGGGGATTTCCTGATGGCTTGGCCGTCCATGCTGGCCATCCGCGAACGGTTTGCGGATCAGGCCGTGTTTTGGGCTGGTTCCGCCACCCGTTTACCCTGGTTGCGGCCTTTGGGCGTGGAGCCCTGCCCTTTGGAGATGCGACGGGGCATGGATGCCTTGTTCCTTCGTGAGCCGTGGCCGGTGGAGTTGGCGGACGCGCGGGTTTTCTGGTTCGTGCTGGATACGGACCCGCCGGTTCCGGCGCACTCCCGGTTGCATGTGTTGCGCGGCATTGTCGGTTCCGGGAGCGTTCCGACCACGTCGCCCAGGGATGCGTATGCCCAGGGGCTGCGCGAACTCGGTATCGGTTGGAACCCCGACTGGCCGGCTGGTTGGCGAGGGCTTTTCGGGGCGTGGGGGAGCGGACAGGGGAGGAAGGGGGATGCCGAGATTCTGCTCTTTCCCGGAGCCGGGCATCCGGCCAAGCAGTGGCCGCTTGTACAATTTTTTGAACTGGCCCGGTGGCTCCAGGGGCAGGGCCGAAGCGTTCGGTTCGTGCTCGGCCCGGCGGAGCGGGATCGGGGGATGGAAATCAGGGATTATCCCGTCAGTTGGCCGCATTCATTGGATGTCTTGCAAGAGCTGCTTTTGGGCGCACGTCTGGTGGTGGGCAACGACAGCGGGCCGGTGCATCTGGCGGGCATGCTGGGCGTGCCGGGTCTGGCCTTGTTCGGGCCGGCTCTGGAAACGCAGTGGGGCCCCGTGGGATTGCGGACCATCGGTCTGGACTTGGCTTGTCGCCCATGCACGCGAACCGGACGGATAGCCTGCGCCGATCCCCGGTGCATGCTAGAGATTCCCCAGAATATGGTTCGCCGGGAAGTGGGCGCTCTCCTGGCTCGGTGA
- a CDS encoding aldehyde ferredoxin oxidoreductase family protein yields MSSAAWGVMLHADLTTGTFQDVLLPDWLQEGYLGGKGYAAKLLLDLVPERADPLGPDNVLLFLPGPLTGTPAPAMRACVATKSPLTNLFLDSYFGGMFGPEIKYAGYDGLVITGRASEPVILVLDRDGPRLRSAGELWGLDTMDATQRVKETLGDEGFKIATIGPAGEQHVPYALICCEFNRQAGRGGAGAVMGSKNLKALALKGDRLVRVHDQAGFDRALDRANQEIQDSAECRALMASGTAASVEFANEAGLIPANNFSDGTSPLAKKLGEGGQSRALWLSRAACFGCPIACTQMGAVRTGAHAQMVTDIVEYESAAMLGTNLGIGDPRAVAHLTKLCDLLGLDSISTGACVSFAMEAKVKGLLADLEAPEDIADLEFGGVAAAERLIRMIAGRQGKLGGLLSRGVKAAAAALGPEAESLAQHVKGLEMPAWGPRGAPGMGLAYMTADRGACHQRGFPVGYEATGMEWRGKPVRALDLEGKAELVVALQDYLAGTDCLVKCDFGAMGVTPETYAELLNAATGREVESGFFDELGRRIWNTTRLFNLREGMDVSQERLPRRFVEESLPSGPHKGHRITKQDMQTLLTDYYRVRGWDERGRPSEECLERTGVVTDRRFVMTVSAVQKP; encoded by the coding sequence ATGAGCAGTGCGGCCTGGGGCGTGATGCTCCATGCGGATCTGACCACGGGCACGTTTCAGGATGTGCTTCTTCCGGACTGGCTCCAGGAGGGATACCTGGGCGGCAAGGGGTATGCGGCCAAGCTGCTTTTGGACCTGGTTCCGGAACGGGCTGATCCCCTGGGGCCGGACAATGTCCTGCTCTTCCTGCCCGGTCCGCTCACCGGAACCCCGGCCCCGGCCATGCGGGCCTGCGTGGCGACCAAGTCTCCGCTGACCAATCTGTTCCTGGACTCCTATTTCGGCGGAATGTTCGGCCCGGAAATCAAGTACGCCGGATACGACGGGCTGGTGATTACCGGCCGTGCCTCGGAACCGGTGATTCTGGTCTTGGACCGGGACGGTCCCAGGTTGCGGTCGGCAGGAGAGCTTTGGGGCCTGGACACCATGGACGCCACTCAGCGGGTCAAGGAAACTCTGGGCGACGAGGGATTCAAAATCGCGACCATCGGGCCGGCCGGGGAGCAGCACGTTCCCTATGCCCTGATCTGCTGCGAATTCAACCGTCAGGCCGGGCGGGGCGGGGCGGGCGCGGTGATGGGGTCCAAGAATCTGAAGGCCCTGGCCCTGAAGGGGGACCGCCTGGTCCGGGTTCATGACCAGGCCGGATTCGATCGCGCCCTGGACCGGGCCAACCAGGAGATCCAAGACAGCGCGGAATGCCGGGCCTTGATGGCTTCCGGCACCGCGGCCTCGGTGGAATTCGCCAACGAGGCCGGGTTGATCCCGGCCAACAACTTCAGCGACGGGACGTCGCCCCTGGCCAAAAAACTGGGGGAGGGCGGCCAGTCCCGGGCCTTGTGGCTGAGCCGGGCGGCCTGTTTCGGGTGCCCCATCGCCTGCACCCAGATGGGCGCGGTCCGGACCGGGGCCCACGCCCAGATGGTCACGGACATCGTGGAGTACGAGTCCGCGGCCATGCTCGGCACCAACCTGGGCATCGGCGACCCGCGGGCCGTGGCCCATCTGACCAAGCTTTGCGATCTGCTGGGTCTGGATTCCATCTCCACCGGTGCGTGTGTGAGTTTTGCCATGGAGGCCAAGGTAAAGGGGCTTCTGGCCGACTTGGAAGCTCCCGAAGACATCGCGGACCTGGAGTTTGGCGGCGTCGCGGCGGCGGAGCGGCTGATCCGGATGATCGCCGGTCGGCAGGGCAAGCTGGGAGGTCTTCTGTCCCGAGGCGTCAAGGCCGCGGCAGCGGCCCTGGGACCGGAGGCGGAAAGTCTGGCCCAGCACGTCAAGGGCCTGGAAATGCCCGCCTGGGGGCCACGCGGTGCGCCGGGCATGGGGCTGGCCTACATGACCGCGGACCGGGGAGCCTGCCACCAGCGCGGCTTTCCCGTGGGCTACGAGGCCACGGGCATGGAGTGGCGGGGCAAGCCGGTCCGGGCGTTGGACCTGGAGGGCAAGGCCGAGCTGGTGGTGGCCTTGCAGGACTACCTGGCGGGCACGGATTGTCTGGTGAAATGCGACTTCGGAGCCATGGGCGTGACGCCGGAAACCTATGCCGAACTGCTGAACGCGGCCACGGGCCGCGAGGTGGAGTCGGGCTTTTTCGACGAATTGGGCCGCCGGATCTGGAATACCACCCGGCTGTTCAACCTGCGTGAAGGAATGGACGTGTCCCAGGAGCGCCTGCCCCGACGTTTCGTGGAGGAATCTCTGCCCAGCGGCCCCCACAAGGGACACCGAATTACCAAACAGGATATGCAAACCCTGCTGACGGACTACTACCGGGTCAGAGGTTGGGACGAGCGGGGTCGTCCATCTGAGGAATGTTTGGAGCGGACCGGTGTCGTGACGGATCGTCGATTCGTGATGACGGTGTCCGCGGTTCAGAAACCGTAA
- a CDS encoding 4Fe-4S dicluster domain-containing protein, which yields MQQTRPPIFIRTHFDACTGCQLCQAACSLHVFGGYNPRRSMLTIRRMWENMAHIPVVCEQCANPMCLRACPVKAISRDEQTGVVAIDRETCISCGLCGRYCPLGMIHLDAESGKAFKCDLCDGTPNCVKACPTGALELFASSEMPTSDGEGRS from the coding sequence ATGCAACAGACCCGTCCCCCCATATTCATCCGGACCCATTTCGATGCCTGCACCGGATGCCAGCTCTGTCAGGCCGCCTGTTCCCTGCATGTGTTCGGCGGGTACAATCCGCGTAGATCCATGCTGACCATTCGGCGAATGTGGGAGAATATGGCCCATATTCCGGTGGTCTGCGAGCAGTGCGCAAATCCGATGTGTCTGCGGGCCTGTCCGGTGAAGGCTATTTCCCGGGACGAGCAGACCGGAGTCGTGGCCATTGACCGGGAGACGTGCATTTCCTGCGGGTTGTGCGGTCGGTACTGCCCCTTGGGCATGATCCATCTGGATGCGGAAAGCGGCAAGGCCTTCAAGTGCGACCTGTGTGACGGCACTCCCAATTGCGTGAAGGCCTGCCCCACGGGGGCTCTGGAATTGTTTGCATCGTCGGAAATGCCGACAAGCGATGGGGAGGGCCGATCATGA
- a CDS encoding ABC transporter substrate-binding protein, which produces MDKTMRNMMAAMVMAVVISLAGNALASKEVRFVYVPWTCVTVKTEVAQYFLNELGYDATSMLLSVPIAYQAIASDQADVFLGNWMPTMQSIAEPHFESGKVESFSVIMENAKYTLAVPTYAYEGGLRDFSDIARFGEKLEYKIYGIEEGNDGNEVIELMINENMFNLGNFELIPSSETAMLTQVQNFARNQQWIVFLGWSPHWMNKIIDMSYLTGSDETTFGENDGTATVYINIRTGFDQEQPNVATFLNNYLVPIAMVNEAMNMLHEDNAMEPLEAGLAWLRANPEIYRGWMDGVTTADGQPALPVIEAVMAK; this is translated from the coding sequence ATGGACAAGACAATGCGCAACATGATGGCGGCCATGGTTATGGCCGTGGTGATCAGTCTGGCCGGCAACGCCCTGGCTTCCAAGGAAGTCCGGTTCGTGTACGTGCCCTGGACCTGCGTCACGGTGAAGACCGAGGTGGCGCAGTACTTTCTGAATGAGCTGGGCTACGATGCGACCAGCATGCTGCTTTCCGTGCCCATCGCCTATCAGGCCATTGCCTCGGACCAGGCGGACGTCTTTCTGGGCAACTGGATGCCCACCATGCAGAGCATCGCCGAGCCCCATTTTGAGAGCGGCAAGGTGGAGTCGTTTTCCGTGATCATGGAGAACGCCAAATACACTCTGGCCGTGCCCACCTATGCCTACGAGGGCGGCTTGCGCGACTTTTCGGACATCGCCAGGTTCGGGGAAAAGCTGGAGTACAAGATCTACGGCATCGAGGAAGGCAACGACGGCAACGAAGTCATCGAGCTGATGATCAATGAAAACATGTTCAACCTGGGGAATTTCGAACTGATTCCCTCCAGCGAGACGGCCATGTTGACCCAGGTCCAGAATTTTGCCCGCAACCAGCAGTGGATTGTTTTTCTGGGCTGGTCTCCGCACTGGATGAACAAGATCATCGACATGTCCTACCTCACGGGCAGCGATGAAACCACCTTCGGCGAAAACGACGGCACGGCCACGGTGTACATCAACATCCGCACCGGATTCGACCAGGAGCAGCCCAACGTAGCCACATTCTTGAACAACTACCTGGTGCCCATCGCGATGGTCAACGAGGCCATGAACATGCTTCATGAAGACAACGCAATGGAACCCCTGGAAGCCGGCCTGGCCTGGCTGCGCGCCAACCCGGAAATCTATCGCGGCTGGATGGACGGCGTGACCACGGCTGACGGCCAGCCCGCCCTGCCGGTGATCGAAGCGGTGATGGCAAAGTAG